Proteins from one Burkholderia oklahomensis C6786 genomic window:
- a CDS encoding LysR substrate-binding domain-containing protein has protein sequence MTPDLRQWRYFVAVADERHFGRAAERLSMTQPPLSQAIRALEDALGVALFARTKRSVELTAVGAALLPDVRRLIAAADALPPLAQSLARGEAGSLALAFVSTADYGLLPQLLREFGARYPHVRLQLTEATSDVQIEELVAGRIDAGLVIPPVPPRHAASLSYLPVLREPLVVAMPADAAEAADDAPVRIADIASLPLVVFPRRLAPGFYDIITGCYGAAGVAPRIGQEAIQMQTIVSLVSAGMGVALVPQSLRNLRRTGVVYRALAGAAPVVETGLVWRTDDVSPVLAGFIDVVRGDAQRASPPGAVDRRGARATRP, from the coding sequence TTGACCCCCGATCTGCGCCAATGGCGCTATTTCGTGGCCGTCGCCGACGAGCGGCACTTCGGCCGCGCCGCCGAGCGCCTGTCGATGACGCAGCCGCCGCTGTCGCAGGCGATCCGCGCGCTCGAGGATGCGCTCGGCGTCGCGCTGTTCGCGCGCACGAAGCGCTCGGTCGAGCTGACCGCGGTCGGCGCGGCGCTGCTGCCCGACGTGCGGCGGCTGATCGCCGCCGCCGACGCGCTGCCGCCGCTCGCGCAGAGCCTCGCGCGTGGCGAGGCGGGATCGCTCGCGCTCGCGTTCGTGTCGACGGCCGACTACGGGCTCTTGCCGCAGTTGCTGCGCGAGTTCGGCGCGCGCTATCCGCATGTGCGGCTGCAACTGACGGAGGCGACGAGCGACGTGCAGATCGAGGAACTCGTCGCGGGACGCATCGACGCCGGGCTCGTGATTCCGCCCGTGCCGCCGCGGCACGCGGCTTCGCTGTCGTACCTGCCCGTGCTGCGCGAGCCGCTCGTCGTCGCGATGCCGGCCGACGCCGCCGAGGCGGCGGACGACGCGCCGGTGCGGATCGCCGATATCGCGTCGCTGCCGCTCGTCGTCTTCCCGCGTCGTTTGGCGCCCGGCTTTTATGACATCATTACGGGCTGCTACGGCGCGGCGGGCGTCGCACCGCGCATCGGCCAGGAGGCGATCCAGATGCAGACGATCGTCAGCCTCGTGTCCGCGGGCATGGGCGTCGCACTCGTGCCGCAATCGCTGCGTAACCTGCGGCGCACGGGTGTCGTCTACCGCGCGCTCGCCGGCGCGGCGCCCGTCGTCGAGACCGGTCTCGTGTGGCGCACGGACGACGTGAGCCCCGTGCTCGCGGGCTTCATCGACGTCGTGCGCGGCGACGCGCAGCGTGCTTCGCCGCCCGGCGCGGTCGACCGGCGGGGCGCGCGCGCGACGCGGCCGTGA
- a CDS encoding DUF2486 family protein translates to MVEANASSIPVLTDVLVPGNPALARQPVAEHAQPGASAGAASAEAGGAAPVAPLQSSDAASMPMHAEPPFVSTPEPFAPELPTAYAAPATYADELPAAHPAPDLAPPAALPSSTPDAVQAAPSVVADLEARQIAARLKSRLTHYLTGEGRGLIEARCRDALQDHAGWLVSQITREVALALETEVAGWVTEEVGAALARRNEPRSGDIA, encoded by the coding sequence GTGGTCGAAGCCAACGCATCGTCGATTCCCGTGCTGACCGACGTGCTCGTGCCCGGCAATCCGGCGCTCGCGCGGCAGCCCGTCGCCGAGCACGCGCAGCCGGGCGCGTCGGCCGGTGCCGCGAGTGCGGAGGCGGGCGGCGCGGCGCCCGTCGCACCGTTGCAGTCGTCGGATGCGGCGAGCATGCCGATGCATGCCGAGCCGCCGTTCGTGTCGACGCCGGAGCCGTTCGCGCCCGAGCTGCCGACCGCGTATGCCGCACCCGCGACGTACGCGGACGAGCTGCCCGCCGCGCATCCTGCGCCGGATCTTGCGCCGCCCGCTGCGCTGCCGTCGTCGACGCCCGATGCGGTGCAGGCCGCGCCGTCGGTCGTCGCGGATCTCGAAGCGCGGCAGATCGCCGCGCGCCTGAAGAGCCGCCTGACCCACTATCTGACGGGGGAAGGACGCGGCCTCATCGAGGCGCGTTGCCGCGATGCGCTGCAGGATCATGCGGGCTGGCTCGTCAGCCAGATCACGCGCGAAGTCGCGCTTGCGCTCGAAACCGAGGTCGCCGGTTGGGTGACGGAGGAAGTCGGCGCGGCGCTCGCCCGCCGCAACGAGCCACGGTCGGGCGACATCGCTTGA
- a CDS encoding DNA polymerase III subunit chi: MTRIDFHTNVGDSLAYACRLLRKAYQAGQPVVVCAEPARLRALDERLWTFSPLDFIPHCAIDNAHSANTPIVLTADLERAPHHQILLNLGADVPTQFARFDRLLEVVGNAPDELAAGRDRYRFYRDRGYALNNHKQGG; the protein is encoded by the coding sequence ATGACGCGGATCGATTTCCATACGAACGTCGGCGATTCGCTCGCGTACGCGTGCCGGCTGCTGCGCAAGGCGTATCAGGCGGGTCAGCCCGTCGTCGTGTGCGCGGAGCCCGCGCGGCTGCGCGCGCTCGACGAGCGTCTGTGGACGTTCTCGCCGCTCGATTTCATTCCGCATTGCGCGATCGACAACGCACACTCGGCGAATACGCCGATCGTGCTGACCGCGGATCTCGAGCGCGCGCCGCATCATCAGATCCTGCTGAACCTGGGCGCGGACGTGCCGACGCAGTTCGCGCGCTTCGATCGCCTGCTCGAAGTGGTCGGCAACGCGCCCGACGAGCTCGCGGCCGGGCGCGACCGGTATCGGTTCTACCGCGACCGCGGCTACGCGCTCAACAACCACAAGCAGGGCGGCTAG
- a CDS encoding sulfate adenylyltransferase subunit 1 produces the protein MSIIDNNEDLGVLRFITAGSVDDGKSTLIGRLLYDSKAVLSDQLSALSRAKNKRTVGDELDLALLTDGLEAEREQGITIDVAYRYFATAKRKFIIADTPGHEQYTRNMVTGASTAHAAIILIDATRVTFEDGAAQLLPQTKRHSAIVKLLDLQHVIVAINKMDLVDYSETRFNEIRDAYVKLAQQLGLTDVRFVPVSALKGDNIVAASERMPWYADEPLLNVLEALPVETQAGDALRFPVQWVARQDGSSADDFRGYMGRIEAGEVKVGDEIVVLPSNRNATVAEIVAPVPGGTASVEHASAGQTVTIRLAEDVDVSRGDAFVPRAAPVEPAKKLEADLCWFDETPLSSQRKYLLKQTTSTVFTKIGAVKQVLDVHTLSHATDRHDLKMNDIGRVSLTLQKPIVCDTYDAHPGTGAFVLIDEATHHTVAAGMIRAFSA, from the coding sequence ATGAGCATCATCGACAACAACGAAGACCTCGGCGTGCTGCGCTTCATCACGGCGGGCAGCGTCGACGACGGCAAGAGCACGCTGATCGGGCGGCTGCTGTACGACAGCAAGGCGGTGCTGTCCGACCAGCTGTCCGCGCTGTCGCGCGCGAAGAACAAGCGCACGGTCGGCGACGAGCTCGACCTCGCGCTGCTGACGGACGGCCTCGAGGCCGAGCGCGAGCAGGGCATCACGATCGACGTCGCGTATCGCTACTTCGCGACCGCGAAGCGCAAGTTCATCATCGCCGACACGCCGGGCCACGAGCAGTACACGCGCAACATGGTGACGGGCGCGTCGACCGCGCACGCGGCGATCATCCTGATCGACGCGACGCGCGTGACGTTCGAAGACGGCGCCGCGCAGCTGCTGCCGCAGACGAAGCGCCACAGCGCGATCGTCAAGCTGCTCGACCTGCAGCACGTGATCGTCGCGATCAACAAGATGGATCTCGTCGACTACAGCGAGACGCGTTTCAACGAGATCCGCGATGCGTACGTGAAGCTCGCGCAGCAGCTCGGCTTGACCGACGTGCGCTTCGTGCCGGTGTCGGCGCTGAAGGGCGACAACATCGTCGCGGCGAGCGAGCGGATGCCGTGGTATGCGGACGAGCCGCTCCTGAACGTGCTCGAGGCGCTGCCCGTCGAGACGCAGGCGGGCGACGCGCTGCGCTTCCCGGTGCAATGGGTCGCCCGCCAGGACGGCAGCTCGGCCGACGATTTTCGCGGCTACATGGGCCGCATCGAAGCGGGCGAGGTGAAGGTCGGCGACGAGATCGTCGTGCTGCCGTCGAATCGCAACGCGACGGTCGCCGAGATTGTCGCGCCGGTGCCGGGCGGCACGGCGTCGGTCGAGCATGCGTCCGCGGGCCAGACGGTGACGATCCGACTCGCGGAAGACGTCGACGTGTCGCGCGGCGATGCGTTCGTGCCGCGCGCGGCGCCCGTCGAGCCGGCGAAGAAGCTCGAGGCGGACCTCTGCTGGTTCGACGAGACGCCGCTGTCGTCGCAACGCAAGTACTTGCTGAAGCAGACGACGAGCACGGTGTTCACGAAGATCGGCGCGGTCAAGCAGGTGCTCGACGTGCACACGCTGTCGCACGCGACCGACCGCCACGATCTGAAGATGAACGACATCGGCCGCGTCTCGCTGACGCTGCAAAAGCCGATCGTCTGCGACACGTACGATGCGCACCCGGGCACGGGCGCGTTCGTGCTGATCGACGAGGCGACCCATCATACGGTCGCGGCGGGTATGATTCGTGCGTTTTCCGCGTGA
- a CDS encoding c-type cytochrome, whose translation MNRTTLRLMAIALVAAAANAHAQQADGLTLAQRKNCMACHAIDKTLMGPSFHAIADKYAARGDAAGYLAQTIVKGSVGVWGSVPMPANTQLTSAEAGTLAHWILSLK comes from the coding sequence ATGAACAGAACGACCTTGCGCCTGATGGCAATCGCGCTCGTTGCTGCGGCCGCAAATGCGCATGCGCAGCAGGCCGATGGGCTCACGCTCGCGCAACGCAAGAACTGCATGGCATGCCATGCGATCGACAAGACTTTGATGGGACCATCGTTTCACGCGATCGCCGACAAATATGCTGCGCGCGGCGATGCCGCCGGCTATCTCGCGCAGACGATCGTCAAGGGGAGCGTCGGCGTGTGGGGCAGCGTGCCGATGCCCGCGAACACGCAACTGACGAGCGCCGAAGCCGGCACGCTCGCGCACTGGATCCTGTCGCTCAAGTAA
- the ilvD gene encoding dihydroxy-acid dehydratase, which translates to MSYNRRSKNITQGVARSPNRSMYYALGYQKDDFDKPMIGVANGHSTITPCNAGLQRLSDAAVAAVKAADANPQIFGTPTISDGMSMGTEGMKYSLVSREVIADCIETCVQGQWMDGVVVVGGCDKNMPGGMIALARINVPGIYVYGGTIRPGHWKGKDLTIVSSFEAVGEFTAGRMSQEDFEGVEKNACPTTGSCGGMYTANTMSSSFEALGMSLLYSSTMANPDQEKVDSAAESARVLVEAVKKDLKPRDIITKKSIENAVSVIMATGGSTNAVLHYLAIAHAAEIDWSIEDFERIRKRVPVICDLKPSGQYVATDLHAAGGIPQVMKILLDAGLLHGDCVTITGRTMAEELKDVPSVPRADQKVIYPIADALYKEGHLAILKGNLAEDGAVAKITGLKNPVITGPARVFDDEQSALQAILDDKIRAGDVVVLRYLGPQGGPGMPEMLAPTSAIIGKGLGESVGLITDGRFSGGTWGMVVGHVAPEAFVGGTIALVQEGDSITIDAHKLLLQLNVDDAELARRRAAWKQPAPRYTRGVLAKYAALARPANKGAVTG; encoded by the coding sequence ATGTCGTACAACCGCCGCTCGAAGAACATCACGCAAGGCGTGGCCCGTTCGCCGAACCGCTCGATGTATTACGCGCTCGGCTATCAGAAGGACGATTTCGACAAGCCGATGATCGGCGTCGCGAACGGCCACTCGACGATCACGCCGTGCAACGCGGGCCTGCAGCGCCTGTCGGACGCCGCGGTCGCGGCCGTGAAGGCGGCCGACGCGAACCCGCAGATCTTCGGCACGCCGACGATCTCGGACGGCATGTCGATGGGCACCGAAGGGATGAAGTACTCGCTCGTGTCGCGCGAAGTGATCGCCGACTGCATCGAGACCTGCGTGCAGGGCCAGTGGATGGACGGCGTCGTCGTCGTGGGCGGCTGCGACAAGAACATGCCGGGCGGCATGATCGCGCTCGCGCGCATCAACGTGCCGGGCATCTACGTGTACGGCGGCACGATCCGCCCGGGCCACTGGAAGGGCAAGGACCTGACGATCGTGTCGTCGTTCGAGGCGGTCGGCGAGTTCACCGCGGGGCGCATGTCGCAGGAAGATTTCGAAGGGGTCGAAAAGAACGCGTGCCCGACGACGGGCTCGTGCGGCGGGATGTACACCGCGAACACGATGAGCTCGTCGTTCGAAGCGCTCGGCATGTCGCTGCTGTATTCGTCGACGATGGCGAATCCCGATCAGGAAAAGGTCGACTCGGCCGCCGAATCGGCGCGCGTGCTCGTCGAAGCGGTGAAGAAAGACCTGAAGCCGCGCGACATCATCACGAAGAAGTCGATCGAGAACGCGGTGTCGGTGATCATGGCGACGGGCGGCTCGACGAACGCGGTGCTGCACTATCTCGCGATCGCGCACGCGGCCGAGATCGACTGGTCGATCGAAGACTTCGAGCGCATCCGCAAGCGCGTGCCGGTGATCTGCGATCTGAAGCCGTCGGGCCAGTACGTCGCGACCGATCTGCACGCGGCGGGCGGCATTCCGCAAGTGATGAAGATCCTGCTCGACGCGGGCCTGCTGCACGGCGATTGCGTGACGATCACGGGCCGCACGATGGCCGAAGAGCTGAAGGACGTGCCGAGCGTGCCGCGCGCCGACCAGAAGGTGATCTATCCGATCGCCGACGCGCTGTACAAGGAAGGCCACCTCGCGATCCTGAAGGGCAATCTCGCCGAAGACGGCGCCGTCGCGAAGATCACCGGCCTGAAGAACCCGGTCATCACGGGGCCGGCCCGCGTGTTCGACGACGAGCAGAGCGCGCTGCAGGCGATCCTCGACGACAAGATCCGCGCGGGCGACGTCGTCGTGCTGCGCTACCTCGGCCCGCAGGGCGGCCCGGGGATGCCGGAAATGCTCGCGCCGACGTCGGCGATCATCGGCAAGGGGCTCGGCGAATCGGTGGGCCTCATCACCGACGGTCGCTTCTCGGGCGGTACGTGGGGGATGGTGGTCGGCCACGTCGCGCCGGAAGCGTTCGTCGGCGGCACGATCGCGCTCGTTCAGGAAGGCGACTCGATCACGATCGACGCGCACAAGCTGCTGCTGCAGCTGAACGTCGACGACGCCGAGCTGGCGCGCCGACGCGCCGCGTGGAAGCAGCCGGCGCCGCGTTACACGCGCGGCGTGCTCGCGAAGTATGCGGCGCTCGCCCGCCCGGCGAACAAGGGCGCGGTGACGGGCTGA
- the cobA gene encoding uroporphyrinogen-III C-methyltransferase yields MGKVYLIGAGPGAADLITVRGARLLGEAGVVLHDALVEPAMLDYAPRARKIAVGKRCGQRSTAQHFINKQIVDAAREHAVVVRLKGGDPMLFGRADEEMRALEAAGIDYEVVPGITAALASAATLKRSLTLRGVARSVAFATHSRAPGSDEIREQVSADSLVYYMGRDSAPGIAQQLIDAGRAGTTPVAIVEACSTPRERTLTLTLADMAAGAAQAWLDPAQPSLLMIGEAFAERGRLAGDESGERKDGMRNAA; encoded by the coding sequence ATGGGTAAGGTATATCTGATCGGCGCAGGGCCGGGCGCGGCGGACCTCATCACGGTGCGCGGCGCGCGTCTGCTCGGCGAGGCCGGTGTCGTGCTGCACGACGCGCTCGTCGAGCCGGCGATGCTCGATTACGCGCCGCGCGCGCGCAAGATCGCGGTCGGCAAGCGCTGCGGGCAGCGCTCGACCGCGCAGCACTTCATCAACAAGCAGATCGTCGACGCGGCGCGCGAGCACGCGGTCGTCGTGCGGCTGAAGGGCGGCGATCCGATGCTGTTCGGCCGCGCGGACGAGGAGATGCGCGCGCTCGAGGCGGCCGGCATCGACTACGAGGTCGTGCCGGGCATCACCGCGGCGCTCGCGAGCGCCGCGACGCTCAAGCGCTCGCTGACGCTGCGCGGCGTCGCGCGCAGCGTTGCGTTCGCGACGCATAGCCGCGCGCCCGGCAGCGACGAAATCCGCGAGCAGGTGAGCGCGGATTCGCTCGTTTACTACATGGGCCGCGACAGCGCGCCCGGGATCGCGCAGCAGCTGATCGACGCGGGCCGCGCGGGCACGACGCCCGTCGCGATCGTCGAGGCATGCAGCACGCCGCGCGAGCGCACGCTGACGCTCACGCTCGCCGACATGGCGGCGGGCGCGGCGCAAGCGTGGCTCGATCCGGCGCAGCCGAGTCTCCTGATGATCGGCGAGGCGTTCGCGGAGCGTGGGCGCCTGGCGGGCGACGAATCCGGCGAGCGCAAGGACGGGATGCGCAACGCGGCCTGA
- a CDS encoding leucyl aminopeptidase has product MDFSIKGCDWSKGTANGFLTGKSDCIVLGVFEAQTLSGAALDIDEATKGLVSRVIKAGDMDGKLGKTLFLHEVSGIGASRVLLVGLGKQDAFSQKAYSDAVKAAWRALLGTKVVQVTFTLAQLPVPERASDWGVRAAILALRNETYKFSQMKSKPDASAQALKRIVFSVDPADDKAAKVAAKQAVALSNGMDLTRDLGNLPGNVCTPAYLATTAKKLAKDWGLKVDVLGMKQIQALKMGSFLSVAKGSIEPPQFIVLQYQGAAAKAAPVVLVGKGITFDSGGISLKPGEGMDEMKYDMCGAGSVLGTIRAVAEMGLKINVVAIVPTCENMPAGNANKPGDIVTSMKGLTIEVLNTDAEGRLILCDALTYAERFKPAAVIDVATLTGACIIALGHHNTGLFSKDDALAGELLDASREAGDPAWRLPLDDEYQDQLKSNFADLANIGGRPAGSVTAACFLSRFAEGYPWAHLDIAGTAWKSGAAKGATGRPVPLLAQFLIDRAGA; this is encoded by the coding sequence ATGGACTTTAGCATAAAAGGCTGTGATTGGAGCAAAGGCACGGCGAACGGCTTCCTGACGGGGAAATCCGACTGCATCGTACTCGGCGTGTTCGAGGCGCAAACCTTGTCCGGCGCGGCGCTCGACATCGACGAAGCGACGAAGGGCCTCGTCTCGCGCGTCATCAAGGCGGGCGACATGGACGGCAAGCTCGGCAAAACTCTGTTTTTGCACGAGGTTTCGGGCATCGGCGCGTCGCGCGTGCTGCTCGTCGGCCTGGGCAAGCAGGATGCTTTCAGCCAGAAAGCCTACAGCGACGCCGTCAAGGCCGCGTGGCGCGCGCTGCTCGGCACGAAGGTGGTCCAGGTCACGTTTACGCTCGCGCAGCTGCCCGTGCCCGAGCGCGCGTCCGACTGGGGCGTGCGCGCGGCGATTCTCGCGCTGCGCAATGAAACGTACAAGTTCTCGCAGATGAAGAGCAAGCCGGACGCGAGCGCGCAGGCGCTCAAGCGCATCGTGTTCAGCGTCGATCCGGCCGACGACAAGGCGGCGAAGGTCGCCGCGAAGCAGGCGGTCGCGCTCTCGAACGGGATGGACCTGACGCGCGACCTCGGCAACCTGCCGGGCAACGTCTGCACGCCGGCCTACCTCGCGACCACCGCGAAGAAGCTCGCGAAGGACTGGGGCCTGAAGGTCGACGTGCTGGGCATGAAGCAGATCCAGGCGCTCAAGATGGGCTCGTTCCTGTCGGTCGCGAAGGGCTCGATCGAGCCGCCGCAATTCATCGTGCTGCAGTATCAGGGCGCGGCCGCGAAGGCGGCGCCCGTCGTGCTCGTCGGCAAGGGCATCACGTTCGACTCGGGCGGCATTTCGCTGAAGCCGGGCGAGGGCATGGACGAGATGAAGTACGACATGTGCGGCGCGGGCTCGGTGCTCGGCACGATCCGCGCGGTCGCCGAAATGGGCCTGAAGATCAACGTCGTCGCGATCGTGCCGACCTGCGAGAACATGCCGGCCGGCAACGCGAACAAGCCGGGCGACATCGTCACGAGCATGAAGGGTCTGACGATCGAGGTGCTCAATACCGATGCGGAAGGTCGCCTCATCCTGTGCGACGCGCTCACGTACGCGGAGCGCTTCAAGCCCGCCGCGGTGATCGACGTCGCGACGCTGACGGGCGCGTGCATCATCGCGCTCGGCCATCACAACACCGGTCTCTTCTCGAAGGACGACGCGCTCGCGGGCGAGCTGCTCGACGCGTCGCGCGAGGCGGGCGATCCGGCGTGGCGCCTGCCGCTCGACGACGAGTATCAGGATCAGCTGAAGTCGAACTTCGCGGATCTCGCGAACATCGGCGGCCGGCCGGCCGGCAGCGTGACGGCCGCGTGCTTCCTGTCGCGCTTCGCGGAAGGCTATCCGTGGGCGCACCTCGACATCGCCGGCACCGCGTGGAAGAGCGGCGCGGCGAAGGGTGCGACGGGCCGCCCCGTGCCGCTCCTCGCGCAGTTTCTGATCGACCGCGCCGGCGCGTGA
- the lptG gene encoding LPS export ABC transporter permease LptG, whose protein sequence is MRVYEKYFARQIYVTFVFVLFAFSGLFFFFDLIGELNSVGHGNYKFGYAVLRVALQTPSRFYEIIPVAALISSIYVFAQMAANSEFTIFRVSGLATNQALRSLLKIGVPIVIATYLIGEFIGPYSDQLSERVRLEALGSSVSTNFASGVWVKDTLTARDNGEPVTRFVNVGQLSPDSTISDVRIYEFDSKFNLQNVRIAKRGRYQPPGHWLLTDVTDTQLTNVSGAGGQPADALNPVYRARQVTLPQYSLRSDLTPQILSVLLVSPERMSLFNLFRYIQHLKENQQDTQRYDIALWRKLLYPFAVFVMLVLSLPFAYLHTRAGVVGVKVFGGIMLGMSFQLFNTLFSHIGTLNTWPAPLTAALPGCIYLALGLFALKWVDRH, encoded by the coding sequence ATGCGCGTCTACGAGAAATACTTCGCACGGCAGATCTACGTCACGTTCGTCTTCGTGCTGTTCGCGTTCTCCGGGCTGTTCTTCTTCTTCGACCTGATCGGCGAGCTGAACTCGGTCGGCCACGGCAACTACAAGTTCGGCTACGCGGTGCTGCGCGTCGCGCTGCAGACGCCGTCGCGCTTCTATGAAATCATCCCGGTCGCCGCGCTGATCAGCTCGATCTACGTGTTCGCGCAGATGGCCGCGAACTCCGAGTTCACGATCTTCCGCGTATCCGGCCTCGCGACGAACCAGGCGCTCCGCTCGCTGCTCAAGATCGGCGTGCCGATCGTCATCGCGACCTACCTGATCGGCGAATTCATCGGCCCGTACTCGGACCAGTTGTCCGAGCGCGTGCGGCTCGAGGCGCTCGGCTCGTCGGTGTCGACGAACTTCGCATCGGGCGTCTGGGTGAAGGACACGCTGACCGCGCGCGACAACGGCGAGCCCGTCACGCGCTTCGTCAACGTCGGCCAGCTGTCGCCCGATTCGACGATCAGCGACGTGCGAATCTACGAGTTCGATTCGAAGTTCAATCTGCAGAACGTGCGGATCGCGAAGCGCGGCCGCTATCAGCCGCCCGGCCACTGGCTGCTGACGGACGTCACCGACACGCAGCTCACGAACGTGTCGGGCGCGGGCGGCCAGCCGGCCGACGCGCTGAACCCCGTCTATCGCGCGCGGCAGGTCACGCTGCCGCAGTATTCGCTGCGCTCCGACCTGACGCCGCAGATCCTGTCGGTGCTGCTCGTGTCGCCCGAGCGGATGTCGCTCTTCAATCTGTTCCGCTACATCCAGCATCTGAAGGAAAATCAGCAGGACACGCAGCGCTACGACATCGCGCTGTGGCGCAAGCTGCTGTATCCGTTCGCGGTGTTCGTGATGCTCGTGCTGTCGCTGCCGTTCGCGTATCTGCATACGCGCGCGGGCGTCGTCGGCGTGAAGGTGTTCGGCGGGATCATGCTCGGCATGAGCTTCCAGCTCTTCAACACGCTGTTCTCGCATATCGGCACGCTGAACACGTGGCCCGCGCCGCTGACGGCCGCGCTGCCCGGCTGCATCTATCTGGCGCTCGGCCTCTTCGCGCTGAAGTGGGTCGACCGGCACTGA
- a CDS encoding sirohydrochlorin chelatase, which translates to MNKHGIVLFGHGARDARWAEPFERLAAKLRAARGADAPVALAFLELMEPSLIGATAGLAAQGCGAITVVPVFFGQGGHIRRDLPQLIDACRAAHPAVDIRCATAVGEDDAVLDAIVAYCLQQSADRAP; encoded by the coding sequence ATGAACAAACACGGAATCGTCCTTTTCGGCCACGGCGCGCGCGACGCGCGCTGGGCCGAGCCGTTCGAGCGCCTCGCGGCGAAGCTGCGCGCGGCGCGCGGCGCCGACGCGCCCGTCGCGCTCGCGTTCCTCGAATTGATGGAGCCGTCGCTGATCGGCGCGACGGCCGGGCTCGCCGCGCAAGGCTGCGGCGCGATCACCGTGGTGCCGGTGTTCTTCGGCCAGGGCGGCCACATTCGACGCGATCTGCCGCAGTTGATCGACGCGTGCCGCGCCGCGCATCCGGCCGTCGACATCCGCTGCGCGACGGCCGTCGGCGAGGACGACGCGGTGCTCGACGCGATCGTCGCGTACTGCCTGCAGCAAAGCGCCGATCGCGCGCCCTGA
- the lptF gene encoding LPS export ABC transporter permease LptF — protein MIFERSLQRELAYTAGAVFMVLLTIMLTSMMIRIVGYAASGEVNPKDVLVLIGLTVIGYLAMILVGTLFVSILFVLTRWYKDSEMVVWLASGVSQTRLIKPIGVFATPIVLLIAFFAFVGWPWSNQQSKLIKARFQQRDEVSLLAPGQFRESAANNRVFFIEKMSPDQAKVQNVFVTTTERGKVNVVVSQTGHTETMKNGDRFIVLENGRRYDGVPGQPNFKIMEFERYGVKIQSKQIVSQPTTTGTSTIDLLRNPTNQNLAEFAWRAGLPLIAINLMILAIPLAYQNPRRGRTVNLVMAVLIYLTYSNLLNVVQSQMERGKIPFGIGLIGLHVVVAGVVALLFWLRVRNRPLFSRAALGRSQGA, from the coding sequence ATGATCTTCGAACGCTCCCTCCAGCGCGAGCTTGCGTATACCGCCGGCGCCGTTTTCATGGTGCTGCTCACGATCATGCTGACGTCGATGATGATCCGCATCGTCGGCTACGCCGCGTCCGGCGAGGTGAACCCGAAGGACGTGCTGGTCCTGATCGGCCTCACCGTGATCGGCTATCTCGCGATGATCCTCGTCGGCACGCTGTTCGTGTCGATCCTGTTCGTGCTCACGCGCTGGTACAAGGATTCCGAGATGGTCGTCTGGCTCGCGTCCGGCGTGAGCCAGACGCGGCTCATCAAGCCGATCGGCGTGTTCGCGACGCCGATCGTGCTCCTGATCGCCTTCTTCGCCTTCGTCGGCTGGCCGTGGTCGAACCAGCAGAGCAAGCTCATCAAGGCGCGCTTCCAGCAGCGGGACGAAGTGTCCTTGCTCGCGCCCGGCCAGTTCCGCGAGTCCGCCGCGAACAACCGCGTGTTCTTCATCGAGAAGATGTCGCCCGACCAGGCCAAGGTGCAGAACGTGTTCGTCACGACGACCGAGCGCGGCAAGGTGAACGTCGTCGTGTCGCAGACGGGCCACACCGAGACGATGAAGAACGGCGACCGCTTCATCGTGCTCGAGAACGGCCGCCGCTACGACGGCGTGCCGGGCCAGCCGAACTTCAAGATCATGGAGTTCGAGCGCTACGGCGTGAAGATCCAGAGCAAGCAGATCGTCAGCCAGCCGACGACGACAGGCACGTCGACGATCGACCTGCTGCGCAATCCGACCAACCAGAACCTCGCCGAATTCGCGTGGCGCGCCGGGCTGCCGCTCATCGCGATCAACCTGATGATCCTCGCGATCCCGCTCGCGTATCAGAACCCGCGCCGCGGCCGGACCGTGAACCTCGTGATGGCCGTGCTGATCTACCTCACCTATTCGAATCTGCTGAACGTCGTCCAATCGCAAATGGAACGGGGCAAGATCCCGTTCGGCATCGGGCTCATCGGGCTGCACGTCGTCGTCGCCGGGGTTGTCGCGCTCCTGTTCTGGCTGCGCGTGCGCAACCGGCCGTTGTTCTCGCGCGCCGCGCTCGGCCGCTCGCAGGGGGCCTGA